A single Micromonospora sp. CCTCC AA 2012012 DNA region contains:
- a CDS encoding YciI family protein, with amino-acid sequence MRYLISFNDGAMDHIPAEDLPEAGKAAHAVIQEAVDAGVFVVAAGLERQRASVVATDGLVTDGPYPETKEVLGGFVVVDVASREEALGWAAKVAAACRCAQEVRELMPDPEVEAMLRRAGR; translated from the coding sequence ATGCGGTACCTGATCTCGTTCAACGACGGCGCGATGGACCACATCCCGGCCGAGGACCTGCCCGAGGCGGGCAAGGCCGCGCACGCGGTGATCCAGGAGGCCGTGGACGCCGGCGTGTTCGTGGTCGCCGCGGGTCTCGAACGCCAGCGGGCGAGCGTCGTGGCCACGGACGGCCTGGTCACCGACGGCCCCTACCCGGAGACCAAGGAGGTCCTCGGCGGGTTCGTGGTCGTCGACGTGGCCTCGCGGGAGGAGGCGCTGGGGTGGGCGGCGAAGGTCGCCGCCGCCTGCCGCTGCGCGCAGGAGGTCCGGGAGCTCATGCCCGACCCGGAGGTGGAGGCGATGCTCCGCCGCGCCGGCAGGTGA